From the candidate division KSB1 bacterium genome, one window contains:
- a CDS encoding aldo/keto reductase, translated as MLRREFLKTAAAGSASLLLSPGLLGKETLNGLGPIRLGKTGIQTSFLSFGTGTHGSNRESKQTRLGMTAFVDLAQHAFDSGVRFFDAADSYGSHPFLKEAFRHIPREKVTIMTKLWNRPSDWANFTTAQDAVDRFRKELGVDMIDIVLMHCMVEPDWTELYRMVMDDLSKLKAKGVIRACGASFHSIWALKAGVESDWPDVLLARINNTGTLMDYEPETVVKLLKEARRQGKGVIGMKIFGGGKTTAEEQRESSLQFVINSGAVDMMTIGFGSQPEFDDTVRRIQRIRQG; from the coding sequence ATGCTTCGGCGTGAATTTCTTAAAACAGCGGCGGCAGGCTCGGCAAGCCTGTTGCTTTCGCCCGGCTTGTTAGGCAAAGAAACTTTGAACGGCCTGGGCCCCATTCGACTCGGCAAGACCGGCATCCAAACGAGCTTTCTTTCCTTCGGCACCGGCACACACGGCAGTAACCGCGAGTCGAAGCAGACCCGCTTGGGCATGACGGCTTTTGTCGATCTGGCGCAGCACGCTTTTGACTCCGGGGTTCGTTTCTTTGACGCCGCCGATTCGTACGGTTCGCATCCTTTTCTCAAGGAAGCCTTTCGCCATATTCCGCGGGAAAAAGTGACGATCATGACCAAACTTTGGAACCGCCCCAGCGACTGGGCCAACTTTACCACCGCTCAAGACGCCGTCGATCGGTTCCGCAAAGAGCTGGGTGTGGACATGATCGACATCGTGCTGATGCACTGCATGGTCGAGCCGGATTGGACAGAGCTGTATCGCATGGTGATGGACGATCTGTCCAAACTGAAGGCCAAAGGCGTCATACGCGCCTGCGGCGCTTCTTTTCATTCCATCTGGGCGCTCAAAGCGGGCGTCGAATCGGATTGGCCGGATGTACTGCTGGCGCGCATCAACAACACCGGCACGCTGATGGATTACGAGCCCGAAACCGTGGTAAAGCTGCTGAAGGAGGCGCGGCGACAGGGCAAAGGGGTGATCGGTATGAAGATTTTCGGCGGCGGCAAGACGACCGCCGAAGAACAGCGGGAAAGCTCGCTGCAGTTCGTCATCAATAGCGGCGCCGTCGACATGATGACCATCGGCTTCGGCTCGCAGCCTGAATTCGACGACACCGTCCGCCGCATCCAAAGAATCCGACAAGGCTGA
- a CDS encoding DUF1080 domain-containing protein, which yields MRCLCIQTLALALLLATGFTAQKRDEQNGSPADAEWRPLFDGETLNGWRGVNRPTPPDAWQVIDGVLVCRPEGHAAKEAGDLLSIEQFGNFELAFEWRMTPRGGNSGVKYFVVEALSSGSAGIGLEYQLLQGIQAAIVGEKHRTAALYDLLEAKNSEPKPLGEWNSSRIIAQGRYVEHWLNGVKVLEFERGSDEFRRRVAESKFKDYRLFGEAEKGHILLQDHGGTVMFRNLKIRTF from the coding sequence ATGCGTTGCCTGTGCATTCAGACTTTGGCGCTTGCCCTGCTTTTAGCGACCGGTTTTACGGCTCAAAAAAGGGACGAACAGAACGGTTCGCCGGCCGATGCCGAATGGCGGCCGTTGTTCGACGGCGAAACGCTGAACGGTTGGAGGGGGGTGAACCGCCCGACGCCGCCGGATGCCTGGCAGGTGATCGACGGCGTGCTCGTATGTCGCCCGGAAGGTCATGCAGCCAAAGAGGCCGGCGATCTCTTGTCGATCGAGCAGTTCGGCAACTTTGAGCTGGCCTTTGAGTGGAGAATGACGCCGCGCGGCGGCAACAGCGGCGTCAAGTATTTTGTCGTCGAAGCGTTGTCGAGCGGCAGTGCCGGTATAGGCCTCGAGTATCAGCTCCTGCAGGGCATCCAGGCGGCAATCGTCGGTGAAAAACATCGCACCGCAGCTCTCTATGATTTGCTCGAAGCCAAGAATTCTGAACCCAAACCGCTCGGGGAATGGAACTCTTCGCGTATCATTGCACAGGGACGGTATGTCGAGCATTGGCTGAACGGGGTAAAAGTATTGGAATTCGAGCGCGGCAGCGACGAATTCCGCCGTCGTGTGGCCGAGAGCAAATTCAAAGATTATAGGTTATTTGGAGAGGCGGAAAAAGGGCACATATTATTACAAGACCACGGCGGCACGGTCATGTTTCGCAATCTCAAGATTCGCACGTTTTGA
- a CDS encoding Dabb family protein, which yields MSKFFVHSVYFWLRRDLTPEQIRAFEEGLQSLLNIETVKQAFIGKPAATDRPIIDRTYDYGLIVVFDDAEGHERYQYHPVHDRFRETFSGYWLKVTIYDLI from the coding sequence ATGTCAAAGTTCTTTGTCCATTCGGTCTATTTCTGGCTGCGCCGCGACCTGACGCCGGAACAGATCCGTGCTTTTGAAGAAGGCCTCCAATCGTTGCTGAACATCGAAACGGTCAAGCAGGCGTTCATCGGCAAGCCGGCAGCGACCGATCGACCGATCATCGACCGCACCTATGACTATGGCCTGATCGTCGTCTTTGACGATGCCGAAGGCCACGAGCGTTACCAGTATCATCCGGTGCACGATCGTTTCCGCGAGACTTTTTCCGGCTATTGGCTGAAAGTGACGATCTATGATCTGATTTAA
- a CDS encoding very short patch repair endonuclease, translated as MTDSLTPERRRWNMSRVRSGDTKPEFLLRSLLHRAGVRFRLHRHDLPGKPDLVLPRHRLAIFVHGCFWHRHPGCRRASTPSSNRERWLAKFAKNQQRDAQVREALEAAGWRVHVVWECELMRSPQSVAETILDLVAAPKPYALPGRRELLKVAEAKFREKFDALEN; from the coding sequence ATGACCGATTCTTTGACACCGGAACGACGACGCTGGAACATGAGCCGCGTGCGCTCCGGCGACACCAAGCCCGAGTTCCTCCTTCGCTCGCTGCTGCATCGCGCCGGCGTGCGTTTTCGACTGCACCGGCATGATCTACCCGGCAAACCCGATCTGGTGCTGCCTCGTCATCGGCTGGCGATTTTCGTGCACGGCTGTTTTTGGCACCGTCATCCGGGGTGCCGCCGGGCTTCCACGCCTTCCAGCAACCGGGAGCGCTGGCTGGCCAAATTCGCCAAAAACCAACAACGCGACGCGCAGGTGCGCGAAGCGCTCGAAGCCGCCGGCTGGCGCGTCCATGTGGTTTGGGAATGCGAACTGATGCGCTCGCCGCAGTCCGTTGCCGAAACCATTCTCGACCTCGTTGCCGCCCCCAAGCCGTACGCCTTGCCGGGAAGACGCGAGCTGCTGAAAGTCGCCGAAGCCAAATTTCGCGAAAAATTCGATGCCTTGGAAAATTAA